The Sedimentibacter sp. zth1 DNA segment AATATATTTCTAATATTGTTGTTTACGAACTTTGACACCTTGTTTATCATTTTATCGCCTCCTTAGTAAAAATTTTAGTGTCCTATAATATATTATTACGATTTAAAAACCATATGACAAAAAAATAAATTAAATATATAACAACCTAATAAATCTAATCATCTTAGAAATAGAACTTTCCTGTATATAAAAAAAGCAACTGCTTTTGCAATTGCTTTTATCTTATATTTTATTATTCACGATCTAAATCGTATTTTCTGTTTTCTCTAAATATCAATTGTCCCATATACTCATTTATAACTTCTTTTACAATATCATTTATATTATAATTTACTATTTTTTGTTCCTCAACCATTTCGTTACATTCTCTTAATAACCATTCAAAGGGCATTTCTAACTTCTTCATTTCCGCTATATTTTCTTCATTTAAACTATTTTTCAGTTCTTCTAATAATATCATACTTGCCTCCGTATTTTATATTGATGCTATTATATTACCATAAAACATATGAATTATAAATACACAAATAAAAAAAGTATATTTAATATTAAACTAAATATACTTTTGCTTTATATTTTAGTAGAGTAAGTCCATAAGCCGGGTTCTGTACTAAACAATCATCTTTCTACGCTTATTGTTACCAATAAGCTCTAGCAACCTACCTACCGGATTGTGACGGGCAGCCACTCTAAATCCTATTTTGGTCTTGCTCCAGGTGGGGTTTACATAGCCAATTAGTTACCTAATTGCTGGTGAGCTCTTACCTCACCTTTCCATCCTTACCTTATAAAAGGCGGTATATTTCTGTTGCACTATCCTTGAGGTCACCCTCACCGGTCGTTAGCCGGCACCTATGCCCTTTGGAGCCCGGACTTTCCTCACGCCTTTCAGCCTGCGATTGTACGATTTACTCTACGTTATATTCTACATGATAATATGAGTCTTGTCAACTACTTTATCATAAAATTACTTTATTAACGAAATTTTTATCATATACTTGTATATTTTTAATTTTTTTAAATAATATTTCATACAGTTTATCTAATACAACTCTCTCAGTATTATAATGTCCTGCATCAATTATAGCTAAATTATTATTTAGTGCAAATTGCGCATCATGATATTTTATATCACCTGTAATATACACATCAGCGTTATTCAAAATTGCATTTTGTATAAAATTAGCTCCACTTCCACCACAAAATGCAATAGTTGAAATTTTTTTCTCAACATTATTGCAATAAAGTTCAACATTTTTACACATTAATTTTTCTTTTACAATTTCAGCATATTCTATAATATTAATACTTTCAATTTTCGCTATTCCACCATAGCCTATTTTATTGGCACAATTTTTATTTATATCAATTAAATTAGAAGTTCTTTTTAAACCTAATGCATCTGCTAAACTTTCATTTACACCATTTAATGCTAGATCAAGCGACGTATGCATACTATATGCACTTATATCGTATTTGAGAAGCTTTTGAATTATCCTTCCATTGCATGTTGATACGTCAATATTTTTTAATGATGTAAATATCAATGGGTGATGAGAAATAATTAAATTACAATTTGATTCTATACATTTATCTACGCATTCTTCGGTTATATCTAACGTTAATAGTATACCACTAACACTTTGATTATAATTTCCAATTTGCAATCCACTATTATCCCACTTTTCTTGCTCCTGTAACATTAATTCATTATTTAAATAGTTTTCTACATCCTTAACATTCATATTGATTAATCATCCATTCTATTCTAAAATTCCTATTATTAACTTCTTCAATTTTTTTAGTTACATCACTTTTTTTTGAGTTACATAGATTTTTTAATATTATATTATTTGTTTTATACATTTTTTTTAAGTATTCTAGAAGCAATAAATTCTTGTTGTCAAATAAATATTTACTTACTGTATAGTATATTTCGTCCTCTATTATTTCCTGTTTTTTTATTACCTTAAGTATAAAGTAATAAAAATGATATTCTTTTACAATTATTTCTTCATCTATGCTAAATCCATTGTCATATAAATACTTTCTAATAGTATCTATATTAGTCATCGGCTGAATTATCAAATAGTCTAATGACTTGGCAATATCAAGTGAATCGTCAACTATTTTTGAAATCAGGTCTCCTCCCATTCCAGCAATAACTGAAACATTTGCCTCACCTTCATTTAAAATAGTCATGCCTGAGCCAAGTCTAAAGTCAGTCCTATCATCTAATTCTACTTGCGTCAAATGATTTATAGCACTATTTAAAGGTCCTTCATTTATATCTGAAGCAATAACTTTATTGCAAATATCATTATTCAATAACATCTCGGCTACATAACCATGGTCAGTACCAATATCTGCAACCACCTCACACCTATCAATAAGCGATACAATCGCATTTAATCTATTCATAAAACCTCTTCTATTTTAAAAATTTAAAAAAATGCCAAATACAAATTTGGCATTCTAATTTTACTCTAGATAATCTTTTAATTTCTTACTTCTGCTTGGATGTCTAAGTTTTCTTAAAGCTTTTGCTTCAATTTGTCGTATTCTTTCACGAGTAACTTCAAATTCTTTGCCAACTTCCTCTAAAGTTCTAGCTCTACCATCATCTAAGCCGAATCTTAATCTTAAAACTTTTTGTTCTCTATCTGTAAGAGTATGCAATACAGATGATAATTGATCTTTTAAAAGCGCAAAAGTAGCCGCATCTGCTGGTGTTTGGACAACCTCATCACGAATAAAATCGCCTAAATGGCTGTCTTCTTCTTCACCTATCGGTGTTTCTAATGATACTGGCTCCTGAGCTATTTTTAATATTTCTCTTACCTTTTCAGGTTCCATTTCCATTTCTAAAGCTATTTCTTCAGGAGTAGCATCTCTACCTAACTCTTGAAGAAGTTGTCTCTTAATTCTTATCAATTTATTTATTGTTTCTACCATATGAACAGGTATTCTAATGGTTCTAGCTTGGTCTGCAATAGCTCTAGTAATAGCTTGCCTAATCCACCATGTTGCATAAGTACTAAATTTAAAACCTTTTGTATAATCAAACTTTTCAACAGCTTTGATTAAGCCTAAGTTTCCTTCTTGAATTAAATCCAAAAATAACATTCCTCTACCAACATATCTTTTAGCAATACTAACAACCAAACGAAGATTTGCTTCAGCTAGTCTTTTCCTAGCCTCATCATCACCATCTATCATACGCTTTGCTAAAATAATTTCCTCTGTACCAGAAAGCAAAGGAACTTTTCCTATTTCTTTAAGATACATTCTAACCGGATCATCAATATTAATGCCCTTTAGAATATCTTCATCTGTCTGAGTTTTAAATGTATCAGGATGGTCCTTTACTTTTACATTAACCTCTACATCTTGGTCTGCATCATCATCGATTTTTTCAAAAATATCATCTTGTAATCCTAATATCTCAATACCATTTTCTTCGAAATATTTGTAAAAGTCATCAATAAATTCAGGATTTATTTCTAATTTTTCAAAAGCCTTTACAACCTCTTTATAAGAAATGAAACCATTTTTCTTACCTTTTTCAATAAGTTTATTTCTTATACCCTCAATTTTCATTGTACATTCAATACTTAATTTTTCATTTGTTTTATCGTTAATTTCATTCATAGCATCGTTCTCTCTCACAGGTTAACTAACCTCCTCTTTTAATGACTTTATCTTTTTAGCTAATCTAGATATTTCTTTCATCTCACTTTTTTGCAATGCATAGTCATTAATTTTAGTTAATTGAATATTTTTATTACTTTGTAATCGTACTAAATATCGTATTTTTAGTCTTTTGTAACAGTCGTTAAATAGAGAATTCAAATTATCTTCTGTTATTTCTATATCCTTAAATACATTGTCTAAATTTACTGTTTCTGTATTTATTTCTTTAAAAAAATCTTTAGTTATCTTAATACCAGTTAGTTTGGCCTGATAAATTTTTCTAAAAATATCTAAATAAGCATACTTAGAAAAATCAGCATCCTTTATGATTTCATCCAATGTCAAGGCTAAATCATCATTTTTTAAAATAAGTTTTATTAACTCTTCCTCGTGAGATGTATTAATACTACTCTTATTTATAGTTAATGCTTTTGGTATAACTTTATTGTTCTTAACACTAGAAAAATTATTACTTTTATTATTATATTTTTTTCTATATTCATTCATCAATGATTCTTTAGAAACCCCTACATCCAAAGATAATTTTTCTATAGTTAATTCTTTTTCTATATCACTATTTACATTAACTAAATTTTCCATAAATTTATTAATATAATCCATTTTATTAGATGAATTAAATTCATTTTTATAGTAAAAATTTAAAAATCGATAGTAGTCTAATGCACTAGATGCTAACATTTCAAATTTAGTTTTTCCATATTTATTTAAAAATTCATCAGGATCTTTTGCTCCTTTAACAATAATAACTTTAGCTTCTAGGTTATTACGCTTAAACATATTTATTGCTTTTAAAGATGCCTTAAGTCCTGCACTATCTGAATCAAAACAAATATAAAATTTATGAGAATATCTTTTTAAAAGGTTAATTTGGTTTTGTGTAAAAGCCGTACCAAGTGCAGCAATAGCAGTATCAAAGCCATAAGCATGCATCTTTATTACATCCATGTAACCTTCTACTAAATAAAAATATTTATCTTTTACATGTTCTTTTGCAATATTTAATCCGTACAAATTATATCCTTTACTAAATATCGCGCTATCTGGAGAATTTAAATATTTTGGTGACGAATTATCCATAATTCTTCCACCAAAACCTATAACTCTCTGTCTTACATCAACAATAGGAAACATAACCCTGTTTCTAAATCTATCATAATAATTATTAGTTTTTTCACTTCTAATAATTAGTCCCGTTTTAGCAATATCAGATTTCGAATAACCTTTATTTACCAAATGATTAATCAGACTATCCCATTGATTGACAGTATACCCAATACCAAACTTTTTTATTATATTTTCATTAACATCTCTTTTATTTAAATAATTAAGCGGTATTTTATTTCTTAGCAAATTATTATAAAAATAATAAGCTGCATCCTTATTTATTTGATATAATCTATTATCTAATTTATTTCTTTCTAATACCTCTTTAGAATAATTTACTTCTTCTAATGTTATATTAGCTCTTTTGGCTAAATTTTCTATTGCTTCAATAAAAGTAAGATTACTATATTCCATAAGAAATTTAATAGAATCTCCACTTTCGCCACAGCCAAAGCAATGATATATTTGTTTTTCTTTTGACACAACAAAAGAAGGTGTCTTCTCTTTATGAAATGGACAACAAGCTGTATAATTTGTCCCATTTTTCTTAAGAGGTATGAACTCTTCTATAACATCCACTATATCATTTGAATCAATAATTTGTTGTTTCTTTTCTTCCGTTATATTATAAGGCATATTACCACCATTATGTATAATATATTGAAATAACATAATAACATATGTTTTTTTTTATGTCAATACTATTTTCAACAAAATTATACTATTTTATTTATCCCACGGATTAGGAACAAATAGCTCTCTGAATAATTTTAGAGCATATCTATCTGTCATCCCTGAAATATAATCTTTTACTATTTCTTCTTTGTTAAAATTCATTTTGTCATACAAATCTAAATAAAATTTAGGCATTTTGTTCATATTGTTCATGTAAAAATCAAATAAATTACTAATTACAAAATCTGATTTATGCTCTTCTGATTTTGCTGTTTTGTTGTAATATATATTTTCAAATAGAAACTGTCTCAATTTTAAAGTAGCTTCTAAAGTTTTATCACTCATTTTAATTTCATTTAAATTTTCACTATTTTTTATTATATCATTAATCATTGTATTTATGCGTTCACTATGTGAATAACCCAAATTTCTTTTATATTCATTAGGAATTTGGTCAATCGTTATAATATTTGCACGCACAGCATCATCTATATCGTGGTTTATATAAGCAATTCTATCAGAAAATCTAACTATTTTCCCTTCAAGTGTCATAGGTTCATTAGAACCAGTATGATTAACAATTCCGTCTCTTACTTCCTTGGTTAAATTCAGTCCTCTATACACGTTGCTCTTTGTTTCCAATATATTAACAACTCTTAAGCTTTGTACATTGTGACTAAAGCCCGTGCTCACTAGCTTATTTAACATACTTTCTCCTGAATGCCCAAAAGGGGTATGACCTAAATCATGCCCCAAAGCAATTGCTTCTGTTAAATCTTCGTTTAATTTCAACGCACGAGCAATCGTTCGTGATATTTGTGAAACCTCTAGTGTGTGAGTCAATCTTGTTCTATAGTGGTCACCCTCAGGTGAAAGAAATACTTGAGTTTTATGAATTAATCTTCTAAATGCTTTACAATGAATAATTCTATCCCTGTCTCTTTGAAAATCTGTTCTAATTTCACACTTATCCTCAATATAATCTCTTCCCAGGCTATCTTTGCTCTTAACAGCATAAGATGACAAGAACTTCTCCTCTAGCTCTTCATAGGTTTCTCTAACGTTCATTTAACACTCTCCTATATTACCACCATTTAATTACGATACTTCTACTTATTTAATAAATTCAAATGATTCATCAAAAATCATTGACGCTGTTTCTTCAACTGCTTTATTGGTAGTATCAATAATTCTACAGTTTAATTTTTTCATTACCATCTTCGAATATTCTAATTCTTGCAATATTCTTTCCATATTGGCATAATTAGCAGTATCCTTTAATCCTAAAGATTTTAATCTTTCTTTTCTAATTCTATTTAACTGATCAGGATCAATAGTTAATCCAATAATTTTTTTACTAGATATTGTGAAGAGTTCTTCTGGTATAGGCACTTCAGGTACTAATGGT contains these protein-coding regions:
- a CDS encoding Nif3-like dinuclear metal center hexameric protein yields the protein MNVKDVENYLNNELMLQEQEKWDNSGLQIGNYNQSVSGILLTLDITEECVDKCIESNCNLIISHHPLIFTSLKNIDVSTCNGRIIQKLLKYDISAYSMHTSLDLALNGVNESLADALGLKRTSNLIDINKNCANKIGYGGIAKIESINIIEYAEIVKEKLMCKNVELYCNNVEKKISTIAFCGGSGANFIQNAILNNADVYITGDIKYHDAQFALNNNLAIIDAGHYNTERVVLDKLYEILFKKIKNIQVYDKNFVNKVIL
- a CDS encoding class I SAM-dependent methyltransferase; the protein is MNRLNAIVSLIDRCEVVADIGTDHGYVAEMLLNNDICNKVIASDINEGPLNSAINHLTQVELDDRTDFRLGSGMTILNEGEANVSVIAGMGGDLISKIVDDSLDIAKSLDYLIIQPMTNIDTIRKYLYDNGFSIDEEIIVKEYHFYYFILKVIKKQEIIEDEIYYTVSKYLFDNKNLLLLEYLKKMYKTNNIILKNLCNSKKSDVTKKIEEVNNRNFRIEWMINQYEC
- the rpoD gene encoding RNA polymerase sigma factor RpoD, translating into MKIEGIRNKLIEKGKKNGFISYKEVVKAFEKLEINPEFIDDFYKYFEENGIEILGLQDDIFEKIDDDADQDVEVNVKVKDHPDTFKTQTDEDILKGINIDDPVRMYLKEIGKVPLLSGTEEIILAKRMIDGDDEARKRLAEANLRLVVSIAKRYVGRGMLFLDLIQEGNLGLIKAVEKFDYTKGFKFSTYATWWIRQAITRAIADQARTIRIPVHMVETINKLIRIKRQLLQELGRDATPEEIALEMEMEPEKVREILKIAQEPVSLETPIGEEEDSHLGDFIRDEVVQTPADAATFALLKDQLSSVLHTLTDREQKVLRLRFGLDDGRARTLEEVGKEFEVTRERIRQIEAKALRKLRHPSRSKKLKDYLE
- the dnaG gene encoding DNA primase: MPYNITEEKKQQIIDSNDIVDVIEEFIPLKKNGTNYTACCPFHKEKTPSFVVSKEKQIYHCFGCGESGDSIKFLMEYSNLTFIEAIENLAKRANITLEEVNYSKEVLERNKLDNRLYQINKDAAYYFYNNLLRNKIPLNYLNKRDVNENIIKKFGIGYTVNQWDSLINHLVNKGYSKSDIAKTGLIIRSEKTNNYYDRFRNRVMFPIVDVRQRVIGFGGRIMDNSSPKYLNSPDSAIFSKGYNLYGLNIAKEHVKDKYFYLVEGYMDVIKMHAYGFDTAIAALGTAFTQNQINLLKRYSHKFYICFDSDSAGLKASLKAINMFKRNNLEAKVIIVKGAKDPDEFLNKYGKTKFEMLASSALDYYRFLNFYYKNEFNSSNKMDYINKFMENLVNVNSDIEKELTIEKLSLDVGVSKESLMNEYRKKYNNKSNNFSSVKNNKVIPKALTINKSSINTSHEEELIKLILKNDDLALTLDEIIKDADFSKYAYLDIFRKIYQAKLTGIKITKDFFKEINTETVNLDNVFKDIEITEDNLNSLFNDCYKRLKIRYLVRLQSNKNIQLTKINDYALQKSEMKEISRLAKKIKSLKEEVS
- a CDS encoding deoxyguanosinetriphosphate triphosphohydrolase; this encodes MNVRETYEELEEKFLSSYAVKSKDSLGRDYIEDKCEIRTDFQRDRDRIIHCKAFRRLIHKTQVFLSPEGDHYRTRLTHTLEVSQISRTIARALKLNEDLTEAIALGHDLGHTPFGHSGESMLNKLVSTGFSHNVQSLRVVNILETKSNVYRGLNLTKEVRDGIVNHTGSNEPMTLEGKIVRFSDRIAYINHDIDDAVRANIITIDQIPNEYKRNLGYSHSERINTMINDIIKNSENLNEIKMSDKTLEATLKLRQFLFENIYYNKTAKSEEHKSDFVISNLFDFYMNNMNKMPKFYLDLYDKMNFNKEEIVKDYISGMTDRYALKLFRELFVPNPWDK